From Anopheles funestus chromosome 3RL, idAnoFuneDA-416_04, whole genome shotgun sequence, a single genomic window includes:
- the LOC125771748 gene encoding probable chitinase 10, protein MDCKWISVLVLVSIATELVYSQQLAPNGLCDGIKSNSFVADPEDCTKFYQCNGDTVIHGTCPTGMFYHIKDVCSIDSSDCESLTPSVPTTTLPDTPLTTEVASSTETLPTHNTTDPETFCLTTDPNVPSFVRSPTDCSDYYICVDHKPIRQKCAADRYWNSALLYCDDSTKVPCEHDHIADPAEVCQRSEVGDFSFTPSPTSCEEYYLCFKQKPFLMRCAPDSYWNNESNKCDIAENVKCKAKTPSSMDLDSLCVESKDTFLSHPAYCDLYLFCRNGKASTQRCPFLTDWDAVSARCVSRNLIKCNKQRLY, encoded by the exons TTTGGTTAGCATAGCTACTGAATTAGTTTATTCGCAACAACTCGCACCGAACGGGCTGTGCGACGGTATCAAAAGCAATTCCTTCGTAGCCGATCCAGAAGATTGTACCAAGTTCTATCAGTGCAATGGAGACACAGTTATCCACGGCACATGTCCTACTGGAATGTTTTATCATATCAAGGATGTGTGTAGTATCGATTCATCGGACTGTGAAAGTTTAACGCCATCTGTTCCAACAACAACACTCCCAGATACCCCGTTAACAACAGAGGTTGCATCTTCCACCGAAACTTTACCCACGCATAACACAACCGATCCTGAAACATTCTGCCTAACTACGGATCCAAATGTACCAAGCTTTGTGAGAAGTCCTACAGACTGTTCAGATTATTACATCTGTGTCGACCATAAGCCAATTCGGCAAAAGTGTGCTGCTGACAGATACTGGAACTCTGCCCTACTTTACTGTGACGATTCGACAAAAGTTCCGTGCGAACATGATCATATAGCCGATCCGGCGGAAGTGTGTCAGCGTAGTGAAGTTGgcgatttttctttcacccctAGTCCTACAAGTTGCGAAGAGTACTACttatgcttcaaacaaaaacccttccTTATGCGCTGTGCCCCCGACAGTTATTGGAACAATGAATCAAACAAATGTGATATagcagaaaatgttaaatgcaAG GCAAAAACTCCCAGCTCAATGGATCTTGACTCACTTTGTGTTGaaagcaaagacacatttcTAAGCCATCCCGCTTATTGTGATCTGTACTTGTTTTGTCGCAATGGTAAGGCATCCACGCAACGGTGTCCATTCCTTACCGATTGGGATGCAGTCAGCGCACGTTGTGTTTCACGGAACCTGATCAAATGTAATAAACAACGCCTATATTAA